The proteins below come from a single Streptomyces tubercidicus genomic window:
- a CDS encoding serine/threonine-protein kinase, whose amino-acid sequence MDGLRGLTADDPSWIGDYRLLSRLGSGGMGRVYLARSEGGRTVAVKLVKAELAAEEEFRSRFRREVAAAQRVGGHWTAPVLDADTEAAVPWVATGYIAGPTLSEVVGFPYGRTGSYGPLPEHSLRRLAYGLACALRDIHGVGLVHRDLKPSNVLLTIDGPRVIDFGIARALDAVGETQTRAGTVLGSPSFMSPEQVTGQRAGPASDVFCVGSVLAYAATGQQPFGSLASGVHAVMFKIARDEPELAAAPDGIRGLILDCLAKDPAARPTPGELAARLEPEPGGPAAAPWLPAELIASLGQHAVLLLDTDTPPGGQSPTAVTTRVPAATAPATPAPAPPAPALVPPPTAPERRRRRRWLPLAATAVVAAAAAAAAVPVLSGGAGAEDSASDIPAGYIGTWSGPVLRDGEPTGQQRRFVISHGKVGEVVANSTSLGATYECRSDGTLVSVTQQDGHPALRLDTKVVRSVPAGRCAALGEHTLKEGGDSTLTWSAAGRTATLHRVAPADGTVPDGFLGTWQRTDDDGYGSQRLTIRQAPAGSRVLTTDVIGRNGHCTAHASLYAAEHGKLTVGPSVVDRSAPGCSPSSTSVLSLSGDGTLHRAFLGDDKQPRGYSRVK is encoded by the coding sequence ATGGACGGCCTGCGCGGGCTGACGGCCGACGATCCGTCGTGGATCGGGGACTACCGGCTGCTCAGCCGTCTCGGCAGCGGCGGGATGGGGCGGGTCTACCTCGCCCGTTCCGAGGGCGGCAGGACCGTCGCCGTGAAGCTGGTGAAGGCCGAACTGGCCGCGGAGGAGGAGTTCCGGAGCCGCTTCCGGCGGGAGGTCGCGGCCGCGCAGCGGGTCGGCGGGCACTGGACCGCACCGGTGCTGGACGCCGACACCGAGGCCGCGGTCCCCTGGGTCGCCACCGGATATATCGCGGGCCCCACCCTGAGCGAGGTCGTCGGATTCCCGTACGGCCGTACCGGCAGCTACGGCCCGCTGCCGGAGCATTCGCTGCGGCGGCTGGCCTACGGGCTGGCCTGCGCACTGCGCGACATCCACGGGGTCGGTCTGGTGCACCGCGACCTCAAACCGTCCAATGTGCTGCTCACCATCGACGGACCGCGGGTCATCGACTTCGGTATCGCACGGGCGCTGGACGCGGTCGGGGAGACCCAGACCCGGGCCGGCACGGTGCTCGGCTCGCCCAGCTTCATGTCACCCGAGCAGGTCACGGGGCAGCGGGCCGGCCCGGCCAGCGATGTGTTCTGTGTGGGCTCGGTGCTGGCGTACGCGGCGACCGGGCAGCAGCCGTTCGGCAGTCTCGCCTCGGGCGTGCACGCGGTGATGTTCAAGATCGCGCGGGATGAGCCCGAACTGGCCGCGGCGCCGGACGGGATCCGCGGACTGATCCTGGACTGCCTGGCCAAGGACCCGGCGGCGCGGCCCACCCCCGGGGAGCTCGCCGCGCGCCTGGAGCCGGAGCCCGGCGGCCCGGCGGCCGCGCCCTGGCTGCCGGCCGAGCTGATCGCGAGCCTGGGGCAGCACGCCGTGCTCCTCCTGGACACCGACACCCCGCCCGGAGGCCAGTCGCCGACGGCGGTGACCACCAGGGTCCCGGCCGCTACGGCACCGGCCACGCCGGCACCGGCCCCGCCCGCTCCGGCCCTGGTCCCACCGCCCACCGCGCCGGAGCGGCGCCGCCGCCGTCGCTGGCTTCCCCTCGCCGCCACGGCCGTCGTCGCGGCCGCCGCGGCCGCCGCCGCGGTGCCGGTGCTGAGCGGCGGTGCGGGCGCCGAGGACAGCGCGTCCGACATCCCGGCCGGCTATATCGGCACCTGGTCGGGGCCGGTGCTGCGGGACGGCGAACCCACCGGGCAGCAGCGGCGGTTCGTGATCAGCCACGGCAAGGTCGGTGAGGTGGTGGCGAACAGCACCAGCCTCGGCGCGACCTACGAGTGCCGCAGCGACGGCACGCTGGTGTCCGTCACCCAGCAGGACGGGCACCCGGCGCTCCGGCTGGACACCAAGGTCGTCCGGTCCGTACCGGCCGGCCGCTGCGCCGCACTCGGCGAACACACCCTCAAGGAGGGCGGCGACTCCACGCTGACCTGGTCCGCGGCCGGGCGCACCGCCACCCTGCACCGCGTCGCCCCGGCCGACGGCACCGTCCCGGACGGCTTCCTCGGCACCTGGCAGCGGACGGATGACGACGGCTACGGCAGCCAGCGGCTGACCATCAGACAGGCCCCGGCGGGCAGCAGGGTCCTCACCACGGACGTCATCGGCCGCAACGGCCACTGCACGGCACACGCCAGCCTCTACGCGGCCGAGCACGGCAAACTGACCGTCGGCCCGTCGGTCGTCGACCGGTCCGCGCCCGGCTGCTCCCCGAGCAGCACCTCCGTGCTCAGCCTGAGCGGTGACGGCACCCTCCACCGCGCGTTCCTGGGCGACGACAAACAGCCGCGCGGCTACTCCAGGGTGAAGTAG
- a CDS encoding serine/threonine-protein kinase: protein MRPLRAQDPVRIGDYRLLGRLGEGGMGRVFLARSDRGRTVAVKLVRAELAGQEEFRTRFRREVRAAQRVGGEWTAPVLDADTEAETPWVATGYIAGPSLQRVVGSGTPLPERSVRILAAGLARALGAIHAAGIIHRDLKPSNVLLTIDGPRVIDFGIARALEGVTSSGVTRTGASIGSPGFMSPEQVHGDQLTPACDVFCLGSVLAYAATGRQPFGTADSLAPAVMFRIAQEEPDLSGVPEGLRALIAGCLNKDPEQRPTPAQLVAQAEGGAAGGPGTDDEPWLPGTLIARLGRHAVELLDAEDPQDEAPQGHMANEGRAQGGYGTDAPSAALSRTTLADHTPATPSPGPGPHDHATAAPEPAPRRRRAAGAALATAVAVALVGAGGATAYAMLSRGGDGVAAKDGGTAAQAAAHGGLPAAYLGTWETTLGGSALNGRRLTLTQGTTGDTVLTMTATGESYRCTFAATLTDAGPPIRLGPSTVVSGPHDSCSPGEPSTLELVDGMLRRISDDGRALSYRKAGGTATKAG from the coding sequence CTGCGGCCGCTGCGGGCGCAGGACCCGGTGCGGATCGGGGACTACCGCCTGCTCGGGCGGCTCGGCGAGGGCGGTATGGGCCGGGTGTTCCTGGCCCGTTCGGACCGCGGCCGCACGGTCGCGGTCAAGCTGGTGCGCGCGGAGCTGGCCGGCCAGGAGGAGTTCCGGACCCGCTTCCGGCGGGAGGTACGGGCCGCGCAGCGGGTCGGCGGGGAGTGGACGGCGCCCGTCCTGGACGCCGACACCGAGGCCGAGACCCCCTGGGTCGCCACGGGTTATATCGCGGGCCCCTCTCTCCAGCGGGTCGTCGGCAGCGGTACTCCGCTGCCCGAGCGGAGCGTACGGATCCTGGCCGCCGGGCTGGCCCGTGCGCTGGGCGCGATCCACGCCGCCGGGATCATCCACCGCGACCTCAAGCCGTCGAATGTGCTGCTCACCATCGACGGGCCGCGGGTCATCGACTTCGGTATCGCACGCGCGCTGGAGGGCGTCACCAGCAGCGGGGTGACACGTACCGGCGCCTCGATCGGCTCGCCGGGCTTCATGTCGCCGGAGCAGGTCCACGGCGACCAACTGACCCCGGCCTGCGATGTCTTCTGCCTCGGGTCCGTGCTCGCCTACGCGGCGACCGGACGGCAGCCGTTCGGCACGGCCGACAGCCTCGCGCCCGCGGTGATGTTCCGCATCGCCCAGGAGGAGCCGGACCTCTCCGGGGTGCCCGAGGGGCTGCGCGCACTGATCGCCGGATGCCTGAACAAGGACCCGGAACAGCGGCCCACGCCCGCCCAGTTGGTGGCCCAGGCGGAGGGCGGCGCCGCGGGCGGGCCGGGCACCGACGACGAGCCCTGGCTGCCGGGGACGCTGATCGCCCGGCTGGGACGGCATGCCGTGGAGCTGCTGGACGCGGAGGACCCGCAGGACGAGGCACCGCAGGGGCACATGGCGAACGAGGGGCGCGCGCAGGGCGGTTACGGGACGGACGCGCCGTCCGCGGCCCTCTCGCGTACGACCCTCGCGGACCACACTCCGGCGACGCCGTCCCCTGGCCCCGGCCCCCACGACCACGCGACAGCGGCCCCGGAACCCGCACCACGCCGCCGCCGCGCGGCCGGTGCCGCCCTGGCCACCGCGGTCGCGGTGGCCCTGGTCGGGGCGGGTGGGGCCACCGCGTACGCCATGCTGAGCAGGGGCGGCGACGGCGTAGCGGCGAAGGACGGCGGGACCGCGGCGCAGGCCGCCGCGCACGGGGGCCTGCCCGCGGCCTATCTGGGCACCTGGGAGACCACCCTCGGCGGCTCCGCCCTCAACGGCCGGCGCCTGACGCTCACCCAGGGCACGACCGGGGACACCGTGCTGACCATGACGGCGACCGGCGAGTCCTACCGCTGCACCTTCGCGGCCACCCTGACCGACGCGGGCCCCCCGATCCGCCTCGGCCCGTCCACGGTGGTCTCCGGACCGCACGACAGCTGTAGCCCCGGCGAGCCGAGCACCCTGGAGCTGGTGGACGGCATGCTGCGCCGTATCTCCGACGACGGGAGGGCGCTGTCGTACCGCAAGGCCGGGGGGACGGCCACCAAGGCGGGGTGA
- a CDS encoding aspartate aminotransferase family protein yields MTTTPSASAADPAAGAAVKAADRAHVFHSWSAQGLIDPLPIAGAEGSYFWDYDGNRYLDFSSQLVNTNIGHQHPKVVAAIQEQAAKLCTIAPGFAVDVRSEAARLVAERTPGDLDKIFFTNGGAEAVENAVRMARLHTGRAKVLSAYRSYHGATATAINLTGDPRRWPSDTASSGVVHFWGPFLYRSAFHAETEQQECERALAHLEQTIAFEGPQSIAAIILETVPGTAGIMVPPPGYLAGVREICDRHGIVFILDEVMAGFGRTGAWFAADHFGVTPDLLTFAKGVNSGYVPLGGVAISAEIAATFDQRPYPGGLTYSGHPLACASAVATMNAMAEERIVENAADIGERVIGPALREIAERHPSVGEVRGMGVFWALDLVRNKETREPLVPYNASGAANAPMAEFAAACKRGGIWPFVNMNRTHVVPACTITEAEAKEGLAALDEALAAADAHTV; encoded by the coding sequence GTGACCACGACGCCCTCCGCCTCCGCCGCCGACCCTGCTGCCGGGGCAGCAGTGAAGGCCGCCGACCGCGCGCACGTCTTCCACTCCTGGTCCGCGCAGGGCCTGATCGACCCGCTGCCGATCGCCGGCGCCGAGGGGTCGTACTTCTGGGACTACGACGGCAACCGCTACCTCGACTTCTCCTCCCAGCTGGTCAACACCAACATCGGCCACCAGCACCCCAAGGTCGTCGCGGCGATCCAGGAGCAGGCCGCGAAGCTGTGCACCATCGCGCCCGGATTCGCGGTGGACGTCCGGTCCGAGGCCGCCCGGTTGGTCGCCGAGCGCACCCCCGGCGACCTCGACAAGATCTTCTTCACCAACGGCGGCGCGGAGGCCGTGGAGAACGCGGTCCGGATGGCCCGGCTGCACACCGGCCGCGCCAAGGTGCTCTCCGCCTACCGCTCGTACCACGGCGCCACCGCCACCGCGATCAACCTGACCGGCGACCCGCGCCGCTGGCCCTCGGACACCGCCTCGTCCGGTGTCGTCCACTTCTGGGGCCCGTTCCTCTACCGCTCCGCCTTCCACGCCGAGACCGAGCAGCAGGAGTGCGAGCGCGCCCTCGCGCACCTGGAACAGACCATCGCCTTCGAGGGCCCGCAGTCCATCGCGGCGATCATCCTGGAGACCGTCCCCGGCACCGCCGGCATCATGGTGCCGCCGCCCGGCTACCTCGCCGGCGTCCGCGAGATCTGCGACCGGCACGGCATCGTCTTCATCCTGGACGAGGTCATGGCGGGCTTCGGCCGCACCGGCGCCTGGTTCGCCGCCGACCACTTCGGCGTCACCCCCGACCTGCTGACCTTCGCCAAGGGCGTCAACTCCGGCTATGTCCCGCTCGGCGGTGTCGCGATCAGCGCCGAGATCGCCGCCACCTTCGACCAGCGCCCCTACCCGGGCGGACTGACCTACTCCGGCCACCCGCTGGCCTGCGCCTCCGCCGTCGCCACCATGAACGCGATGGCCGAGGAGCGGATCGTGGAGAACGCCGCCGACATCGGTGAACGGGTCATCGGCCCGGCGCTGCGCGAGATCGCCGAGCGCCACCCCTCGGTCGGCGAGGTCCGCGGTATGGGCGTCTTCTGGGCCCTGGACCTGGTCCGGAACAAGGAGACCCGCGAGCCGCTGGTCCCGTACAACGCCTCGGGCGCCGCCAACGCCCCGATGGCCGAATTCGCGGCGGCCTGCAAGCGCGGCGGTATCTGGCCGTTCGTGAACATGAACCGGACGCATGTCGTCCCGGCCTGCACGATCACCGAGGCCGAGGCCAAGGAGGGCCTGGCCGCCCTCGACGAGGCCCTGGCGGCGGCCGACGCCCACACCGTCTGA
- a CDS encoding GntR family transcriptional regulator, whose protein sequence is MAAGGDSSVIRRSTLRQQIADALRDEVLAARLPSGHPFTVKEIAEQYGVSATPVREALLDLCAQGLLDVEQHRGFKVHAFTADDFRAMVEARTLIIEGIFRSGADQALRATAAGVLISIRRRADEAARAARAGDLDVLIGYDLRFWRELSGIVNNPYISDFLDRIRVQTWMFAVPLLRRQRDLKGLLWHGHCALADALIQHDLAAAQRLIAEYNEHSLALVGTRG, encoded by the coding sequence ATGGCCGCCGGCGGAGACAGCTCAGTCATACGACGCAGCACCCTGCGCCAGCAGATCGCCGACGCCCTGCGCGACGAGGTCCTGGCCGCCCGGCTGCCGTCCGGCCACCCCTTCACCGTCAAGGAGATCGCCGAGCAGTACGGCGTCTCCGCCACCCCGGTGCGCGAGGCGCTGCTGGACCTGTGCGCCCAGGGCCTGCTCGACGTCGAACAGCACCGCGGCTTCAAGGTGCACGCCTTCACCGCCGACGACTTCCGCGCCATGGTCGAGGCCCGCACCCTGATCATCGAGGGCATCTTCCGCAGCGGCGCCGACCAGGCGCTGCGCGCCACCGCCGCGGGCGTGCTGATCTCCATCCGGCGCCGCGCCGACGAGGCCGCACGGGCCGCACGGGCCGGCGACCTGGACGTCCTGATCGGCTATGACCTGCGCTTCTGGCGCGAACTGAGCGGCATCGTGAACAACCCCTACATCAGCGACTTCCTCGACCGGATCCGCGTCCAGACCTGGATGTTCGCGGTACCGCTGCTGCGCCGCCAACGCGACCTCAAGGGGCTGCTGTGGCACGGCCACTGCGCGCTGGCCGACGCCCTGATCCAGCACGACCTGGCCGCCGCCCAGCGGCTGATCGCCGAGTACAACGAGCACTCCCTCGCTCTCGTCGGAACGCGCGGCTAG
- a CDS encoding SLATT domain-containing protein, which translates to MSHPEMQPEGPPRESGRPPGDGGGRGPGRRDLAGRVFPLGDWGEPADRLDALYLWTEEGALRAADWYLHDRLAKRRGARALRLGAAAGVTVGGALPLLDLAGVWQGGASWGCLSLLLAAVCVGGDRYFGVTTGWMRDLATAQAIHRRLEALQFDWATESVREVLGPAEGTAGEAAERCLGVLRRFNEDLAELVRAETADWMAEFRADSLRFAADGGSSAAVSPRPEGSPAAGRFAVPHRARPNMPRQRPPE; encoded by the coding sequence GTGAGTCATCCGGAGATGCAGCCCGAGGGGCCCCCTCGGGAGAGCGGCCGTCCCCCAGGGGACGGCGGCGGCCGCGGCCCCGGCCGGAGGGACCTCGCCGGACGGGTCTTCCCGCTCGGTGACTGGGGGGAACCGGCCGACCGCCTGGACGCGCTCTATCTCTGGACCGAGGAGGGCGCACTGCGCGCCGCCGACTGGTATCTGCACGACCGGCTGGCCAAACGCCGCGGCGCGCGGGCGCTGCGGCTGGGCGCCGCGGCCGGGGTGACGGTGGGCGGGGCGCTGCCGCTGCTGGACCTCGCCGGGGTCTGGCAGGGCGGCGCGTCCTGGGGCTGTCTTTCGCTGCTGCTGGCGGCGGTGTGCGTGGGCGGCGACCGGTACTTCGGGGTGACCACCGGATGGATGCGGGATCTGGCGACCGCACAGGCGATTCACCGGCGGCTGGAGGCGCTGCAGTTCGACTGGGCGACGGAGAGCGTACGGGAGGTGCTCGGGCCGGCCGAGGGCACGGCGGGTGAGGCGGCGGAGCGCTGCCTGGGGGTGCTGCGGCGGTTCAACGAGGATCTCGCGGAACTGGTGCGGGCCGAAACCGCCGACTGGATGGCGGAGTTCCGGGCCGATTCGCTGCGCTTTGCCGCGGACGGGGGCAGCTCTGCCGCCGTTTCTCCGCGTCCGGAGGGGTCGCCTGCGGCGGGGCGGTTTGCGGTGCCGCATCGGGCTCGGCCGAATATGCCTCGGCAGCGGCCGCCGGAGTGA
- the purD gene encoding phosphoribosylamine--glycine ligase: protein MKVLVIGGGAREHALCRSLSLDPDVTALHCAPGNAGIAEVAELHGVNALDGAAVADLAAGLAADLVVVGPEAPLVAGVADAVRDRGIPVFGPSAQAAELEGSKAFAKDVMAAAAVPTARSYVCTTPEEIDEALDAFGAPYVVKDDGLAAGKGVVVTSDVEAARAHALACDRVVIEEFLDGPEVSLFAVTDGETVVPLQPAQDFKRAYDGDEGPNTGGMGAYSPLPWADPKLVDEVMATVLQPTVDELHRRGTPFSGLLYAGLAITSRGVRVIEFNARFGDPETQVVLARLKTPLAGLLHAAATGSLATFPPLRWSDGAAVTVVIASHNYPDTPRTGDPIDGLAEVVAEDGPKAYVLHAGTKRDDSGAVVSAGGRVLSVTATGSDLGTARQRAYRAVGRISLDGAQHRTDIAAKVADEAAGA, encoded by the coding sequence GTGAAGGTCCTCGTCATCGGCGGCGGCGCCCGCGAACACGCCCTGTGCCGCTCTCTGTCCCTCGACCCCGACGTCACCGCGCTGCACTGCGCTCCCGGCAACGCCGGTATCGCCGAGGTGGCCGAATTGCACGGGGTCAACGCCCTCGACGGCGCGGCCGTCGCCGATCTCGCCGCCGGCCTGGCGGCCGATCTGGTCGTGGTCGGCCCCGAGGCCCCGCTGGTGGCGGGCGTCGCGGACGCCGTACGCGACCGCGGTATCCCGGTCTTCGGCCCCTCGGCCCAGGCCGCCGAGCTGGAGGGCTCCAAGGCGTTCGCCAAGGACGTGATGGCCGCCGCGGCCGTCCCCACGGCCCGCAGCTATGTCTGCACCACCCCGGAAGAGATCGACGAGGCGCTGGACGCCTTCGGCGCGCCGTATGTCGTCAAGGACGACGGGCTGGCGGCCGGCAAGGGCGTCGTCGTCACCTCGGATGTGGAGGCCGCCCGCGCCCACGCGCTGGCCTGCGACCGGGTCGTCATCGAGGAGTTCCTCGACGGCCCCGAGGTCTCGCTCTTCGCGGTCACCGACGGCGAGACCGTCGTCCCGCTGCAGCCCGCCCAGGACTTCAAGCGGGCCTACGACGGCGACGAGGGCCCCAACACCGGCGGCATGGGTGCGTACAGCCCGCTGCCCTGGGCCGACCCCAAGCTGGTCGACGAGGTCATGGCCACCGTCCTCCAGCCCACCGTCGACGAGCTGCACCGCCGCGGCACCCCGTTCTCCGGGCTGCTCTACGCGGGCCTGGCGATCACCTCCCGCGGGGTGCGCGTGATCGAGTTCAACGCGCGCTTCGGCGACCCGGAGACCCAGGTCGTCCTGGCCCGCCTCAAGACCCCGCTCGCCGGTCTGCTGCACGCCGCGGCCACCGGCTCCCTGGCCACCTTCCCGCCGCTGCGCTGGAGCGACGGCGCGGCGGTCACCGTCGTCATCGCCTCCCACAACTACCCGGACACCCCGCGCACCGGGGACCCGATCGACGGCCTCGCCGAGGTCGTGGCGGAGGACGGCCCCAAGGCGTACGTCCTGCACGCCGGGACCAAGCGCGACGACTCCGGCGCGGTGGTCAGCGCGGGCGGCCGGGTGCTGTCCGTCACGGCCACCGGTTCCGACCTGGGCACCGCCCGGCAGCGCGCCTACCGCGCCGTCGGCCGGATCTCCCTGGACGGCGCCCAGCACCGTACGGACATCGCCGCCAAGGTCGCGGACGAGGCCGCGGGCGCATAG